In Luteitalea sp. TBR-22, one genomic interval encodes:
- the zapB gene encoding cell division protein ZapB, with product MSTTTTTADLGVVERLDEKIRQLIALVEKSRAESAKLRTENERLGKEVDALQAQLTDAAGVAAELQSMREERDQVRTRVADMLAQLDALQM from the coding sequence ATGAGCACCACCACCACGACCGCCGATCTCGGGGTCGTCGAGCGCCTCGACGAGAAGATCCGCCAGTTGATCGCCCTCGTCGAGAAGAGCCGGGCCGAGTCGGCCAAGCTGCGCACCGAGAACGAGCGGCTCGGCAAGGAAGTGGATGCGCTGCAGGCGCAGCTCACCGACGCCGCCGGGGTGGCCGCCGAGCTCCAGTCCATGCGCGAGGAGCGGGATCAGGTGCGGACGCGCGTGGCCGACATGCTGGCCCAGCTCGACGCCCTCCAGATGTGA